The following proteins come from a genomic window of Pseudomonas hygromyciniae:
- a CDS encoding DUF2160 domain-containing protein, with amino-acid sequence MEWMAWTTPTALFFAAIALLLAGMTTWELRSPSIPRRGLLPISTTRGDRLFIGLLGSAYLHLLVIGVTGWSIWVASALSVVWLLSVMRWG; translated from the coding sequence ATGGAATGGATGGCCTGGACCACCCCGACGGCACTGTTTTTTGCGGCGATTGCCCTGTTGCTGGCGGGCATGACCACGTGGGAGCTGCGTTCTCCGAGTATTCCCCGGCGCGGCTTGTTACCGATCAGCACCACCCGTGGTGATCGCTTGTTTATCGGTCTTCTCGGGAGCGCCTACCTGCATCTGCTGGTGATCGGCGTTACCGGCTGGAGCATCTGGGTGGCGTCCGCGCTGTCTGTGGTGTGGCTGTTGTCTGTGATGCGTTGGGGCTGA
- a CDS encoding carbohydrate ABC transporter permease — MSKRKVIPLLIYILFLLVPIYWLLNMSFKSNTEILGGLTLFPQDFTLANYKVIFTDPSWYTGYLNSLYYVSLNTVISLTVALPAAYAFSRYRFLGDKHLFFWLLTNRMAPPAVFLLPFFQLYSSIGLFDTHIAVALAHCLFNVPLAVWILEGFMSGVPKEIDETAYIDGYSFPKFFVKIFIPLIGSGIGVTAFFCFMFSWVELLLARTLTSVNAKPIAAVMTRTVSASGIDWGVLAAAGVLTILPGMLVIWFVRNHVAKGFALGRV; from the coding sequence ATGAGCAAGCGCAAGGTCATTCCGCTGCTGATCTACATCCTGTTCCTGCTGGTGCCGATCTACTGGCTGCTGAACATGTCCTTCAAGAGCAACACTGAAATCCTCGGCGGCCTGACGCTGTTTCCGCAGGATTTCACCTTGGCCAACTACAAGGTGATCTTCACCGATCCCAGTTGGTACACCGGGTATCTCAACTCGCTGTACTACGTGAGCCTGAACACGGTTATTTCCCTGACCGTGGCGCTACCGGCGGCCTACGCGTTTTCGCGCTATCGCTTCCTTGGCGACAAGCACCTGTTCTTCTGGCTGCTGACCAACCGCATGGCGCCGCCGGCGGTGTTCCTGTTGCCGTTTTTCCAGCTGTATTCGTCCATCGGCCTGTTCGATACGCATATTGCTGTGGCCCTGGCCCACTGCCTGTTCAACGTGCCGTTGGCGGTGTGGATCCTGGAAGGCTTTATGTCAGGGGTGCCCAAGGAAATCGACGAAACGGCCTACATCGATGGCTATAGCTTTCCGAAGTTTTTCGTGAAGATCTTTATCCCGCTGATTGGCTCGGGGATCGGTGTCACGGCGTTTTTCTGCTTTATGTTTTCCTGGGTCGAACTGCTGCTGGCGCGCACCCTGACGTCCGTCAATGCCAAGCCGATTGCCGCCGTGATGACCCGCACCGTGTCAGCGTCGGGGATTGACTGGGGCGTGCTGGCGGCTGCTGGGGTGTTGACCATTTTGCCGGGCATGCTGGTGATCTGGTTTGTTCGCAACCATGTGGCCAAGGGCTTTGCCCTGGGCCGGGTCTGA